One segment of Pseudomonas sp. FP2196 DNA contains the following:
- a CDS encoding ABC transporter ATP-binding protein: MSDPADDTPAVKRVDRLSWAEVRRLALHHKKSLWIANGVAVLATLCSVPIPLLLPLLVDEVLLGHGDAALKVMNHLLPTMWQQAAGYIGLMLVVTLTLRCCALCFGVLQSRLFARLAKDIVYRIRVRLIERLKRISLGEYESLGSGTVTTHLVTDLDTLDKFVGETLSRFLVAMLTLVGTASILMWMHWKLALLILLFNPLVIYATVQLGKRVKHLKKLENDSTARFTQVLSETLDSIQEVRAGNRQGYFLGRLGLRAQEVRNYAVNSQWKTDASNRASGLLFQFGIDIFRAAAMLTVLFSDLSIGQMLAVFSYLWFMIGPVEQLLNLQYAYYAAGGALARINELLARADEPQYPGGIDPFKGRDTVGIQVQGLSFGYGDELVLDQLNLSIAPGEKVAIVGASGGGKSTLVQLLLGLYTPLAGTIRFGGSTQQEIGLETVRENVAVVLQHPALFNDTVRANLTMGRTRSDEACWQALEIAQLEPTIRALPDGLDSIVGRSGVRLSGGQRQRLAIARMILAEPKVVILDEATSALDAATEYNLHQAMARFLNGRTTLIIAHRLSAVKQADRVLVFDGGQVAEDGDHQQLIADGGLYAKLYGHLQQIQRP; this comes from the coding sequence GTGTCTGACCCGGCCGATGACACGCCAGCCGTAAAGCGTGTCGACCGGCTGAGCTGGGCAGAAGTCCGGCGACTGGCACTTCATCACAAAAAATCCTTGTGGATCGCCAACGGTGTGGCCGTGCTGGCGACGTTGTGCAGCGTGCCGATTCCGTTGCTGTTGCCATTGCTGGTGGACGAAGTCCTGCTCGGCCATGGCGATGCAGCGCTGAAAGTCATGAACCATCTGTTGCCTACGATGTGGCAGCAGGCAGCGGGCTATATCGGCCTGATGCTGGTGGTCACCTTGACGCTGCGTTGCTGCGCGTTGTGCTTTGGCGTGTTGCAGTCGCGCCTGTTCGCGCGGTTGGCCAAGGACATCGTCTATCGCATTCGCGTGCGCCTGATCGAACGGCTCAAACGCATTTCCCTCGGCGAATACGAAAGTCTGGGCAGCGGCACGGTGACCACGCACCTGGTGACCGATCTGGACACCCTCGACAAGTTTGTCGGCGAAACCCTAAGCCGTTTTCTGGTGGCGATGCTGACCCTGGTCGGCACCGCGAGCATCCTGATGTGGATGCACTGGAAACTTGCGTTGCTGATACTGCTGTTCAATCCGCTGGTGATCTACGCCACGGTGCAGTTGGGCAAACGGGTCAAACACCTCAAGAAACTGGAGAACGACAGCACTGCGCGGTTCACTCAGGTGTTGAGTGAAACCCTCGATTCGATCCAGGAAGTGCGCGCGGGCAACCGTCAGGGCTACTTCCTTGGCCGGCTCGGCCTACGAGCGCAAGAGGTGCGTAACTACGCGGTCAATTCTCAGTGGAAAACCGACGCATCCAATCGCGCCAGCGGGCTGCTGTTCCAGTTCGGCATCGACATCTTCCGCGCAGCGGCGATGCTCACCGTGTTGTTCTCCGACCTGTCGATCGGCCAGATGCTCGCGGTGTTCAGTTATCTGTGGTTCATGATCGGCCCCGTGGAGCAACTGCTGAATCTGCAATATGCCTACTACGCGGCCGGCGGCGCGCTGGCACGGATCAATGAATTGCTGGCGCGGGCCGATGAGCCGCAATATCCGGGTGGTATTGATCCGTTCAAGGGACGCGACACCGTGGGCATTCAGGTGCAAGGTCTGAGCTTCGGTTACGGTGACGAATTGGTGCTGGATCAACTGAACCTGTCCATCGCCCCGGGGGAGAAAGTGGCAATTGTCGGCGCCAGCGGCGGCGGCAAAAGTACCCTTGTGCAATTGCTGCTTGGGTTGTACACGCCGCTGGCCGGCACCATCCGTTTCGGCGGTTCGACCCAGCAGGAAATCGGGCTGGAGACCGTTCGGGAAAACGTCGCGGTGGTATTGCAACACCCGGCGCTGTTCAACGATACCGTGCGCGCCAACCTGACCATGGGCCGCACGCGCAGTGACGAAGCCTGCTGGCAGGCACTGGAAATCGCTCAGCTCGAACCCACCATCCGCGCCTTGCCGGATGGCCTGGACAGCATCGTCGGGCGTTCCGGCGTGCGCTTGTCCGGCGGTCAGCGCCAGCGTCTGGCGATTGCGCGGATGATCCTCGCCGAGCCGAAAGTGGTAATCCTCGACGAAGCCACTTCAGCCCTTGATGCCGCCACCGAATACAACCTGCATCAGGCCATGGCGCGGTTCCTCAATGGTCGTACCACGTTGATCATTGCCCATCGCTTGTCGGCGGTGAAACAGGCGGATCGGGTCTTGGTGTTCGACGGCGGGCAAGTGGCCGAAGACGGCGATCATCAGCAGTTGATTGCCGACGGCGGGCTGTACGCCAAACTCTACGGCCACTTGCAACAAATCCAGCGCCCTTGA
- a CDS encoding thiolase family protein codes for MREVVIVDSVRTGLAKSFRGKFNQTRPDDMAAHCVNALLERNDIDPASVEDCIVGAGSNEGAQGYNIGRNVAVLSQLGTGVAGMTLNRFCSSGLQAIAIAANQIASGCSDIIVAGGVESISLTLKSVNTDHLINPLLKQQTPGIYYTMGQTAEVVARRYGVSREAQDRYSLQSQLRTAQAQAAGLFDDEIVPMAVKYRVEDKNSGEVQILDGIVERDDCNRPDTTYESLAGLKPVFADDGSVTAGNSSQLSDGASMTLVMSLEKALQLGLKPKAFFRGFTVAGCEPDEMGIGPVFSVPKLLKAKGLQVADIDLWELNEAFASQCLYARDRLEIDNDKYNVNGGSISIGHPFGMTGSRQVGHLVRELQRRNLRYGIVTMCVGGGMGATGLFEAVR; via the coding sequence ATGCGTGAAGTGGTGATCGTCGACAGCGTACGAACCGGGCTGGCCAAGTCCTTTCGCGGCAAGTTCAACCAGACCCGTCCCGATGACATGGCAGCGCATTGCGTCAATGCGCTGCTCGAGCGCAACGACATCGACCCGGCCAGCGTCGAGGACTGCATCGTCGGTGCCGGTTCCAACGAGGGTGCGCAGGGCTACAACATTGGCCGCAACGTCGCGGTGCTCTCGCAATTGGGCACCGGCGTCGCGGGAATGACCCTCAACCGTTTCTGTTCATCCGGTTTGCAGGCGATTGCGATCGCCGCCAACCAGATCGCTTCGGGTTGCAGCGACATCATCGTCGCCGGCGGCGTCGAGTCGATCAGCCTGACCCTGAAAAGCGTCAACACCGATCACTTGATCAACCCGTTGCTCAAGCAGCAGACACCGGGCATCTACTACACGATGGGCCAGACCGCTGAGGTGGTGGCACGGCGTTATGGCGTCAGCCGCGAAGCCCAGGATCGCTATTCGCTGCAAAGTCAGCTGCGCACCGCGCAGGCGCAGGCGGCAGGGTTGTTTGATGATGAAATCGTGCCGATGGCGGTGAAGTACCGGGTCGAGGACAAAAACAGCGGCGAAGTGCAGATCCTCGATGGCATCGTCGAGCGCGACGACTGCAATCGTCCGGACACCACTTACGAAAGCCTCGCCGGACTGAAGCCAGTGTTTGCCGACGACGGTTCGGTAACGGCGGGCAACTCATCGCAACTGTCCGACGGTGCATCGATGACCTTGGTCATGAGCCTGGAAAAGGCCCTGCAACTGGGACTCAAGCCGAAAGCGTTTTTCCGTGGTTTCACCGTTGCCGGTTGCGAGCCGGACGAGATGGGCATCGGCCCGGTGTTCTCGGTGCCGAAATTGCTCAAGGCCAAGGGCCTGCAAGTGGCGGACATCGATTTGTGGGAACTCAACGAGGCGTTCGCTTCGCAGTGCCTGTACGCCCGGGATCGGCTGGAAATCGACAATGACAAATACAACGTCAATGGCGGGTCTATTTCCATTGGCCACCCGTTCGGCATGACCGGATCTCGGCAGGTCGGGCATCTGGTGAGGGAGTTGCAGCGGCGCAATCTGCGTTACGGCATCGTCACCATGTGCGTGGGCGGCGGGATGGGGGCGACGGGGTTGTTTGAGGCTGTGCGCTAA
- a CDS encoding DUF2059 domain-containing protein, with amino-acid sequence MTRLRAICTAVALVCASGQVLADTASHNASAEAFLTLAHADKLGTPVYMQVQQMFAQRFEQTKAPESKKATLETYQAKANAALDQAIGWNKLKPDMVKLYTSNFSESELKDLVAFYKSPLGKKVLEKMPQLTQQSAQMTQAKLESAVPVVNKLLDDMTNELAPKGAAPAKKKP; translated from the coding sequence ATGACTCGTCTTCGTGCCATCTGTACCGCGGTTGCACTGGTTTGCGCCAGCGGCCAGGTGCTTGCCGATACCGCCAGCCACAACGCCAGTGCCGAAGCTTTCCTGACCCTGGCGCACGCTGACAAACTGGGCACTCCGGTGTACATGCAAGTGCAGCAAATGTTCGCCCAGCGTTTTGAACAGACCAAGGCCCCGGAATCCAAGAAAGCCACGCTGGAAACCTACCAGGCCAAGGCCAACGCCGCCCTGGATCAGGCCATTGGCTGGAACAAGCTCAAGCCCGACATGGTCAAGCTCTACACCAGCAACTTCAGCGAATCCGAGCTCAAAGACCTGGTCGCTTTCTACAAGTCGCCACTGGGCAAGAAAGTCCTGGAAAAAATGCCGCAGCTGACCCAGCAATCGGCCCAGATGACCCAGGCCAAACTGGAAAGCGCCGTTCCTGTCGTCAACAAGTTGCTCGACGACATGACCAACGAGCTGGCACCGAAAGGCGCTGCTCCGGCCAAGAAAAAGCCGTAA
- a CDS encoding class II fumarate hydratase translates to MSRIETDSLGQIEVPDDAYWGAQTQRSLINFAIGQEHMPLPVLHALALIKKAAARVNDRNGDLPADIARLIEQAADEVLDGQHDDQFPLVVWQTGSGTQSNMNVNEVIAGRANELAGNPRGGKIPVHPNDHVNRSQSSNDCFPTAMSIATAKAVQEQLLPAIAELSGGLAELAARHMKLVKTGRTHMMDATPITFGQELSGFIAQLDYAERAIRAALPAVCELAQGGTAVGTGLNSPHGFGEAIAAELAALSGLPFVTAPNKFAALAGHEPLTSLSGALKTLAVALMKIANDLRLLGSGPRAGFAEVRLPANEPGSSIMPGKVNPTQCEALSMLACQVLGNDVTIGIAASQGHLQLNVFKPVIIHNLLQSIRLLGDGCSNFQQHCIAGLEPDAEVMAKHLERGLMLVTALNPHIGYDKSAEIAKKAYSEGLTLREAALELGYLTDEEFDAWVRPENMIEAGAKG, encoded by the coding sequence ATGAGCCGTATCGAAACCGACAGCCTGGGCCAGATCGAAGTCCCGGACGACGCCTACTGGGGTGCTCAGACGCAACGCTCGCTGATCAACTTCGCCATTGGCCAGGAGCACATGCCACTGCCGGTGCTGCACGCTCTGGCCCTGATCAAGAAAGCTGCCGCCCGGGTGAACGACCGTAATGGCGACCTGCCCGCCGACATCGCCCGCCTGATCGAACAAGCCGCCGACGAAGTACTCGACGGCCAGCACGACGATCAGTTCCCGCTGGTGGTCTGGCAGACCGGCAGCGGCACCCAGAGCAACATGAACGTCAACGAAGTGATCGCCGGTCGCGCCAATGAACTTGCCGGCAACCCGCGCGGCGGCAAAATCCCGGTGCATCCGAACGATCACGTCAACCGCTCGCAAAGCTCCAACGACTGCTTCCCCACCGCCATGAGCATCGCCACCGCGAAAGCAGTACAGGAACAACTGTTGCCAGCGATCGCCGAGCTGTCCGGCGGCTTGGCCGAACTTGCTGCGCGGCACATGAAGCTGGTGAAAACCGGCCGCACGCACATGATGGATGCGACGCCAATCACCTTCGGCCAGGAACTGTCCGGCTTCATCGCGCAACTGGATTACGCCGAACGAGCGATCCGCGCGGCGTTGCCGGCAGTCTGTGAACTGGCACAGGGCGGCACCGCCGTCGGCACAGGGCTGAACTCACCACACGGTTTTGGCGAGGCCATTGCCGCAGAACTGGCGGCATTGTCCGGTCTGCCTTTCGTCACCGCACCGAACAAGTTCGCGGCGCTGGCCGGGCACGAGCCGCTGACCAGCCTGTCCGGCGCCTTGAAAACCCTCGCCGTGGCACTGATGAAAATCGCCAATGACCTGCGTCTGCTCGGCTCCGGCCCACGCGCAGGCTTTGCTGAAGTGCGGCTGCCGGCCAACGAACCGGGCAGTTCGATCATGCCTGGCAAGGTCAACCCGACCCAGTGCGAAGCGTTATCGATGCTCGCCTGCCAGGTGCTGGGCAACGACGTGACGATCGGGATTGCCGCGAGCCAGGGCCACTTGCAGTTGAACGTGTTCAAACCGGTGATCATCCACAATCTGCTGCAATCGATCCGCCTGCTCGGCGATGGTTGCAGCAACTTCCAGCAGCACTGCATTGCCGGGCTCGAACCGGACGCCGAAGTCATGGCCAAACATCTGGAACGTGGGCTGATGCTGGTGACGGCGTTGAATCCGCACATCGGTTACGACAAGTCGGCGGAAATCGCCAAGAAGGCTTACAGCGAAGGGCTGACCTTGCGGGAAGCGGCGCTGGAGTTGGGCTATCTGACCGATGAAGAGTTTGATGCGTGGGTGCGGCCGGAGAACATGATCGAGGCTGGCGCCAAGGGTTAA
- a CDS encoding DUF6316 family protein gives MLGMRRQDPAPATHFRSDRVCRVNGELFFSTRENTLEGPFDSHEQAEQEIKAYIARMQVQDSNRISG, from the coding sequence ATGTTAGGCATGCGCCGCCAGGATCCCGCCCCCGCCACGCACTTTCGCAGCGACCGGGTGTGCCGGGTCAATGGCGAACTGTTTTTCAGCACTCGGGAAAACACCCTTGAAGGGCCGTTTGACAGTCACGAGCAAGCCGAGCAGGAGATAAAGGCTTATATCGCGCGGATGCAGGTGCAGGATTCCAACCGGATATCCGGATGA
- a CDS encoding DMT family transporter, with amino-acid sequence MHISSGRWVYGLCLALLTAFLWGILPIKLKQVLLVMDPVTVTWFRLLVSGGCLFIYLASTRRLPSLKVLGPRGGWLVLMAVLGLVGNYVLYLMGLNLLSPGTAQLVVQMGPIMLLIASLFVFKERFSIGQGIGLAVLLIGFVLFFNQRLAELLTSLSDYTAGVLLVLLASTVWTFYALGQKQLLTVWNSLQVMMVIYLFCALLLTPWVHPLEALQLSPLQGWLLLACCMNTLIAYGAFAEALAHWEASRVSATLAITPLVTFGAVAIAAWIWPDYVHAEQINGLGYGGAVLVVLGSALVALGPSLIAGLKARRMKMAAS; translated from the coding sequence ATGCACATTTCATCGGGGCGCTGGGTATATGGTTTGTGCCTGGCGCTGCTGACCGCGTTTTTGTGGGGCATCCTGCCGATCAAACTCAAACAGGTGCTGCTGGTGATGGACCCGGTCACCGTGACCTGGTTTCGCCTGCTGGTGTCCGGCGGTTGCCTGTTCATCTATCTGGCTTCGACCAGACGCCTGCCGAGTCTCAAGGTGCTGGGCCCCCGGGGCGGTTGGCTGGTGCTGATGGCGGTGCTTGGCCTGGTCGGTAACTACGTGCTGTACCTGATGGGCCTCAATCTGCTCAGCCCCGGCACCGCGCAATTGGTGGTGCAGATGGGGCCGATCATGCTGCTGATCGCCAGTCTGTTCGTGTTCAAGGAGCGATTCAGTATCGGTCAGGGCATCGGTCTTGCGGTGTTGCTGATCGGTTTTGTGTTGTTCTTCAATCAGCGTCTCGCGGAGTTGCTGACCTCGCTGTCGGATTACACCGCGGGGGTGTTGCTGGTGTTATTGGCCTCGACGGTCTGGACCTTCTATGCGCTGGGCCAGAAGCAATTGCTGACGGTGTGGAATTCGCTGCAGGTGATGATGGTGATCTACCTGTTCTGCGCGTTGTTGCTGACGCCGTGGGTGCATCCGCTCGAAGCGCTGCAATTGAGTCCGCTGCAAGGCTGGCTGCTGCTGGCATGCTGCATGAATACGCTGATCGCTTATGGCGCGTTCGCCGAGGCGCTGGCGCATTGGGAGGCATCGCGGGTCAGTGCGACGTTGGCGATAACGCCGTTGGTGACATTCGGGGCAGTGGCGATTGCGGCGTGGATATGGCCGGACTATGTGCATGCCGAGCAGATCAATGGCTTGGGTTATGGCGGGGCGGTGCTGGTGGTGCTGGGTTCGGCGTTGGTGGCGTTGGGGCCGTCGCTGATTGCCGGGTTGAAGGCGCGACGGATGAAGATGGCAGCCAGTTAG
- the pap gene encoding polyphosphate:AMP phosphotransferase, which yields MFESAEIGHAIDKDTYEAAVPALREALLEAQFELQQQKRFPVIILINGIEGAGKGETVKLLNEWMDPRLIEVRTFDQQTDEELARPPAWRYWRMLPAKGRMGVFFGNWYSQMLQGRVHGLFKDPRLDQAINAAERLEKMLCDEGALIFKFWFHLSKKQMKARLKSLADDPLHSWRISPLDWQQSQTYDKFVKYGERVLRRTSRDYAPWHVIEGMDANYRSLAVGKILLEGLQNALKRPDVHAEEVNAAPLGTAVDQLNLLDSLDLTQRLEKKDYEEQLITEQARLSGLMRDKRMRRHALVAVFEGNDAAGKGGAIRRVAAALDPRQYSIVPIAAPTEEERAQPYLWRFWRHLPARGKFTVFDRSWYGRVLVERIEGFCSPADWLRAYSEINDYEEQIADAGVIVVKFWLAIDKDTQMERFQAREEIPFKRFKITEDDWRNRDKWDAYRAAVGDMVDRTSTEISPWTLVEANDKRWARVKVLRTINRALEEAFEKSDKKAKKHKD from the coding sequence ATGTTTGAATCCGCTGAAATCGGTCACGCCATCGACAAAGACACTTACGAGGCCGCCGTCCCCGCGCTGCGTGAAGCACTGCTGGAAGCGCAGTTCGAGTTGCAGCAGCAAAAGCGTTTCCCGGTGATCATTTTGATCAACGGCATCGAAGGCGCGGGCAAGGGCGAGACGGTCAAGTTGCTCAACGAGTGGATGGACCCGCGCCTGATCGAGGTGCGTACCTTCGATCAGCAGACCGATGAAGAGCTGGCGCGGCCACCGGCCTGGCGCTACTGGCGGATGCTGCCGGCCAAAGGGCGGATGGGGGTGTTCTTCGGCAACTGGTACAGCCAGATGCTGCAGGGGCGGGTGCACGGTTTGTTCAAGGATCCACGGCTGGATCAGGCGATCAATGCCGCCGAACGCCTGGAAAAAATGCTCTGCGATGAAGGCGCGCTGATCTTCAAGTTCTGGTTTCACCTGTCCAAGAAACAGATGAAAGCGCGGCTCAAGTCTCTCGCCGATGACCCGCTGCACAGTTGGCGCATCAGTCCGCTGGACTGGCAGCAATCGCAAACATACGACAAGTTCGTCAAATACGGCGAGCGCGTGCTGCGCCGGACCAGTCGCGACTATGCGCCGTGGCACGTCATTGAAGGCATGGACGCCAACTACCGCAGTCTGGCGGTCGGCAAGATTCTCCTTGAGGGCCTGCAAAACGCCCTGAAGCGCCCGGATGTGCACGCCGAGGAAGTCAACGCAGCACCGTTGGGCACGGCGGTCGATCAGTTGAACCTGCTTGACAGCCTTGACCTGACTCAGCGCCTGGAGAAGAAAGACTACGAAGAGCAACTGATCACCGAGCAGGCGCGACTGTCGGGGCTGATGCGCGATAAACGCATGCGCCGCCACGCCTTGGTTGCCGTGTTTGAGGGCAATGATGCGGCGGGCAAGGGCGGGGCGATTCGCCGGGTGGCGGCGGCGCTCGATCCACGCCAGTACAGCATCGTGCCGATTGCCGCGCCGACCGAAGAGGAGCGGGCGCAGCCATATTTGTGGCGCTTCTGGCGGCATCTGCCGGCGCGGGGCAAGTTCACCGTGTTCGACCGCTCATGGTATGGCCGGGTGCTGGTGGAGCGCATCGAAGGCTTTTGCAGCCCGGCCGACTGGCTGCGCGCCTACAGTGAAATCAATGATTATGAAGAGCAGATCGCTGACGCCGGGGTGATCGTGGTCAAGTTCTGGCTGGCCATTGACAAGGACACGCAGATGGAGCGCTTTCAGGCGCGCGAAGAAATTCCGTTCAAACGCTTCAAAATCACCGAAGACGACTGGCGCAACCGCGACAAGTGGGACGCCTACCGTGCTGCCGTGGGCGACATGGTCGACCGCACCAGCACCGAGATTTCTCCGTGGACATTGGTCGAGGCCAACGACAAACGCTGGGCGCGGGTCAAAGTGTTGCGCACGATCAACCGCGCGCTGGAAGAGGCTTTCGAGAAGTCCGACAAGAAGGCCAAAAAGCACAAGGATTGA
- a CDS encoding BolA family transcriptional regulator, with protein MTMQQRIESTLALLQPEHLQVLDESHMHSRGLQTHYKAVVVSAQFDGLNRVKRHQKVYGTLGELMGEFHALALHTYTPQEWAEIGAAPASPTCAGGSKH; from the coding sequence ATGACCATGCAACAACGCATCGAATCGACGCTGGCCCTGCTTCAGCCTGAGCATCTGCAAGTGCTGGATGAAAGCCACATGCACAGTCGCGGGTTGCAGACCCACTACAAGGCTGTGGTAGTCAGCGCGCAGTTTGACGGCCTGAACCGGGTCAAGCGCCACCAGAAAGTCTATGGCACGCTCGGCGAGCTGATGGGCGAGTTTCATGCGTTGGCGCTGCACACCTACACCCCGCAGGAATGGGCAGAGATCGGCGCCGCTCCGGCGTCACCGACCTGTGCCGGCGGTAGCAAACATTAA
- a CDS encoding rhodanese-related sulfurtransferase → MTQPIVVAALYKFVTLEDYVNLREPLLQAMVDNGIKGTLLIAEEGINGTVSGTREGIDGLLAWLKNDPRMIDIDHKESYCDEQPFYRTKVKLKKEIVTLGVEGVDPNKKVGTYVDPQDWNALISDPEVLLIDTRNDYEVSIGTFEGAIDPKTTSFREFPDYIKEHFDPAVHKKVAMFCTGGIRCEKASSYMLGEGFEEVYHLKGGILKYLEEVPQEETKWQGDCFVFDNRVTVRHDLSEGDYDQCHACRTPVSVEDRTSEHYVAGVSCPHCWDTLSEKTRRSAIDRQKQIELAKARNQPHPIGYNYKQASTEA, encoded by the coding sequence ATGACACAACCGATTGTCGTGGCGGCACTGTATAAGTTCGTCACCCTCGAAGATTACGTCAACCTGCGCGAGCCGCTGCTGCAAGCGATGGTCGACAACGGCATCAAAGGCACTCTGCTGATCGCCGAAGAAGGCATCAACGGCACGGTTTCCGGCACTCGCGAAGGCATCGATGGCCTGCTCGCCTGGCTGAAGAACGACCCACGCATGATCGACATCGATCACAAAGAGTCGTACTGCGACGAGCAGCCGTTCTACCGCACCAAGGTCAAGCTCAAGAAAGAGATCGTCACCCTCGGTGTCGAAGGCGTCGACCCGAACAAGAAGGTCGGCACCTACGTTGATCCGCAAGACTGGAACGCGTTGATCAGCGACCCTGAAGTGCTGTTGATCGACACGCGCAACGATTACGAAGTGTCGATCGGCACCTTCGAAGGCGCCATCGATCCGAAAACCACCAGTTTTCGCGAATTCCCCGACTACATCAAAGAACACTTCGACCCGGCCGTGCACAAGAAGGTCGCGATGTTCTGCACCGGCGGCATCCGCTGCGAGAAGGCCTCGAGCTACATGCTGGGCGAGGGCTTCGAAGAGGTGTACCACCTCAAGGGCGGCATTCTGAAATACCTCGAAGAGGTGCCGCAGGAAGAAACCAAGTGGCAGGGCGACTGCTTTGTATTCGACAACCGTGTGACCGTGCGTCACGACCTCAGCGAAGGCGACTACGATCAATGTCATGCCTGTCGCACACCGGTCAGCGTTGAAGATCGTACCTCCGAGCATTACGTGGCCGGCGTCAGTTGCCCGCACTGCTGGGACACCCTGAGCGAGAAAACCCGCCGCAGCGCCATCGATCGGCAGAAGCAGATCGAGCTGGCCAAGGCCCGCAACCAGCCGCACCCGATCGGCTACAACTATAAGCAAGCATCCACCGAGGCTTAA
- a CDS encoding DsbA family protein, with the protein MCSWCWGFAPVAKALVEQAQAAGVELHLVVGGLRTGSGAALEPTTRRYILEHWQAVTEATGQPFKFDGALPDGFVYDTEPACRAIVTARSLAPDCAWTLVGLIQQAFYTEGRDVTQASVLVELAEQAGVPRIEFAALFDHADQHKATQADFSWVQDLGIAGFPTLLAERNGQLALLTNGYQPLSELSPLLGRWLERAACV; encoded by the coding sequence ATGTGTTCCTGGTGCTGGGGGTTCGCTCCGGTGGCCAAGGCACTGGTCGAACAGGCGCAGGCAGCCGGGGTCGAGTTGCATCTTGTCGTTGGCGGATTGCGTACGGGTAGCGGTGCGGCGCTGGAGCCGACCACCCGACGCTACATTCTTGAACACTGGCAGGCAGTCACCGAGGCCACCGGCCAGCCGTTCAAGTTCGACGGCGCGCTGCCCGATGGTTTTGTCTACGACACCGAGCCTGCTTGCCGGGCGATTGTCACGGCACGTAGCCTGGCACCGGATTGCGCATGGACACTGGTCGGATTGATCCAGCAGGCGTTTTACACTGAAGGTCGCGATGTCACCCAGGCCAGCGTGCTGGTCGAACTGGCAGAGCAGGCGGGTGTGCCGCGTATCGAATTTGCCGCGTTGTTCGATCATGCCGATCAACACAAGGCGACTCAGGCTGATTTCAGTTGGGTGCAAGATCTGGGTATCGCCGGTTTCCCGACCTTGCTCGCCGAACGCAACGGCCAACTGGCGCTGCTGACCAACGGCTATCAACCGCTCAGTGAACTGTCGCCCTTGCTCGGCCGATGGCTGGAGCGCGCGGCCTGTGTCTGA